A window of Rhipicephalus microplus isolate Deutch F79 chromosome X, USDA_Rmic, whole genome shotgun sequence genomic DNA:
CAGTCTGTACAGCTAGCTCCATGGTTAGTGCAATCAAGTACAGAGTTAATTGATGAAGTCAAATATATTTCTCTCAAGTGGCTTCAAAATAAGGGAATACAGTAACTGCCAAATGACAGGTCCTGAGCAAAGTGCAAATAGCACGCTAGGCGGTCGTCACAATGGCCAGATTTTACAGAAGGGAAGTAATCAAATATGCTTGAAAGGTATGTTATCTCGCGGCATGCGTCTGGTTTGCCGTATGCGATTGAAATTTCATGAATATAGCCTTAATTGGTGTATGCCGTTCACGAGTTCCGTTCATTTTTAGTGGACCTGCGATGAGTAGCAATGTTTGGCCAACTTCCTGTGGCATATATGTTTTTGCCCGCGAACTTTTATTTAGTGGGCGAATAATGAGCAGCAGTGCTTgaccaatttctgtggcacatgccTGAGCTAAGGGGGTTCGCAAACACACAGACACAGCCTAGTCATATACAGCTTCGCAGTAAAACATTTTATCTACAATGCACCACCATTTAGTAATCATAATGGTAAAATGAAACCAACAAGATTCCTTACGCTACATGGTCAGCCATCCCAGAGCACCTTCAAGCGCTCTAAATTGCACTACAGTGTTCGGACAACTGAGCAACTGGAGAATCCTTAAGGATCAGACGCCCACATGCCGAGCACCTTTGCATTCCTCCTTCGCCCAGTATCCCGTAAGCACAAAATAGACTTTTAATCGAGATGAGGAAGAAATAGAACGCAACCGGAAAAACGTGAACTCGCCTCAGAAGGTTAAGAAAAGGCATGAACCTTTAGCACAAGATTTAACCACTTGCGATAATAGCTAATGGAAAAATCAATTAGCAGCACATGACAGATGCAAGTGGCGACAGCTGGTCCCAAAGAAAACCTTAAAAACACGCCTAGAAGCACATTACTCCcgcactagagaacactcagccAATGTTTCCGTGGGGGTACGTGACAACGCGACAAGTTCAGGAGACCGAAATGTGCCTATGTTGTGAAAAAGAAACTCACTTGACGTGCTGCCCCTCCAAACGAGCAAGCCGATGAGAATGATAGTGACCAGAGAGATAGCTCCCGTCAAAATCATAATAAGATCAGACATTTTGGGCAGCGACTTTCTAGACACTACACAAGAAAGACGAATTTCTAAGAGGCCTCGAAAACTCTATCACAGCTGAAGCACAGCAGCCTCACAGTACAGACCAATCTAGGTGGTGTTGTACGGTCACGGATAGCAGACAGCGTCGGCCACGACCCACGACCGCCACACAATCCGCGCCGCAGTGAGCACACATTCTACAGAATACGCGCCATAAAAAAACATTTATAATATAAAAACTTTAATACATTTTTAATTTTGATTTGGAGTATCTAATTTGTGtaagataataaaaaaaacgacttttGTTCAAGTGCggcgcgcttgtttttttttttctgacgtcacGCAAAGAGCGCGCGCGCGCTAAAAGTTTCGAGTCTCAGCCCTTAACTGTGCCCTTAAGAGTTGTAATGCAGTCCGATGTAAATTTTCACTTTCCTTTTGAGCCGTACCCAGTGCAACGCGCTTTCATGAAAGCGCTGTTCACAGCGCTCAGCGAAAGCAAAGTCGGTATTTTCGAAAGTCCAACAGGCACAGGTAAATCTCTGAGCATTCTGTGCGGAGCGCTGGCATGGTTGAACGAGTACAAGGCATCGAAGAAGTGTTCGATGGAAACAGAATTAGCGGATTTACGAAAGGAGAGTGCGTCATCGGTTGATTCTGGGAATGACTGGTTCATAAAGTGTGCTCAGAAGAGGGTAATAGATCAACAACTACGGGAAGTTGAATGCCGGTATAAAGCACTcatggacaaagaaaagaagtACAAAGACCATAAAGAGAATGTGAGCAGGCGATCTGTTGCTCGAGATGCAAAAGCCAAAATTGTGTCGCGAGGCACTGATGACATAACCAAAGATGCCGAGTCAATTGCTGGACTGCTGGCCGAAATAAACGAGGACCAAGAGGACATTGTTGGCGACTACGACAGCGATGATGAAACCGCGCGTAGTATTGACGGCGATGAAGTGTCCGAAGCTTTGACAGAACCGAAAATAATTTATTGCAGCAGAACGCATTCCCAATTAACGCAGTTTGTGAGAGAACTGAAGAAAACCGTGTACCGTGACAACATTCGCACGGTGACACTCGCATCTCGAGGTAATCTGTGCATCAACGACATGGTAATGAAGCTGGGTAACCTGTCATTAGTAAATGATCGCTGTTTGGACATGCAGAAAGCATCATCTAAGCCAAAGGTAACAGCTCCACCTGAACGTAAGCGTACCAAGAAAAACACAGCTGGCAAATGCCCCTTCTACAGGCCCCAGGCTATGGAATCCATGGCAATGGACATTCTGACTGAAGTTCAAGACATCGAACAAGTGGTTCACCATGCAAGGAAGGAAAAAACCTGCCCTTACTATTCATCACGATATGCAACACCAGATGCAGAACTAGTGCTTATTCCGTACAATATCCTTTTGCAGAAGACAACAAGGGAGGCATGCAAGCTTGACCTAAAAGGCAGTGTTGTGATAATTGATGAAGCGCACAATCTTCTTGAAACCATCAGTGATTTGCATAGTGTATGCTTAAAGTTGACTCACCTCAAGGATGTCCAGCGTGTGCTTGGTGAATACTACAATCGCTACCATGCCCGAATGAGCACCAAGAATATATTGTACATTAAGCAGGTCCTTCATGTACTGAAGTGCTTCATATCTTACCTAACGGGGCCTGGCAAAGAGGCTGTTCAAAGTGATGTTTCAACAATGTGCACAGTACCTACACTTCTGGACAACACTGGGTTAGGTGCAATTAATTTGTTCAAGGTTGCTAGCTACTTGGAACAAAGTCAGATTGCCCTTAAGGTTAATTCCTTTGCAAAAAAGGCTACTGttgcattagaaaaaaaatctgaGAACTTGGAAGCTGCCAAGCTGTCCAGCTTCATTCATTCCATGAAAAAACGCAATTCAAAACAGTTCGTGCCCATGGTGGAGGCATCTACAGAGCAGGCCAAAGACTGTTTTGTTGCATCTGAAAATCCTATGATAACACTACAGGAGTTCATTCATAAACTTTCAGACTCCAGCCGTGATGGCCAAGTGTTGGTGCACAAGGCTAAGTGCACAGAACACTCATTCTTAAAGTACTTGCTCCTCAGTCCTGCCAATAATTTCAGAGATATTGTATCTGAAGCACGTTCAATAATTTTGGCCGGAGGTACTATGCAACCTACAAGTGAGTTTGTGGACCAACTCCTAATTCCTGCCGGAGTGTCTCCAGAGCGTGTCATGCATTTCTCATGTGGCCATGTTGTTGCTAAAGACAACCTATCCGTAATAGCCTTAGGTCAGGGACCCACTGGCAGAGTCTTTGAATTTACCTTCAAGAACAAAATGGACCCCGAGATGATTGACGAACTGGGCAGGGTGCTAGGTAATGTGACGAGGGTTGTTCCAGGTGGCATTGTGTGTTTCTTTCCATCATACGAATATGAACGTGCTGTTTCACAAAGGTGGAAAGAAACTGGAGTCCTCGAAAAGATTTCTACGAAGAAGCATATTTTTCACGAGCCTTTGAAGTCTTCAGAGCTTGAGAACACTTTAGCACAGTACGGCCAATGTGCCAAAGCTACATCTGGTTCAGAACCCATGACGGGGGCAATCCTCTTTTCAGTAGTAGGCGGAAAGATGAGCGAGGGCATCAATTTTTCTGATGATATGGGTCGGTGCATCGTTATGGTCGGCCTTCCTTTTCCCAATGCTAAAGCACCAGAAATGTCGAGCAAAATGGAATACTTGACTGCTACGTACTCGCGAACAGATGATGGGCGCACTGCAGGTCAAGCATACTATGAAAGCGTCTGTATGAAAGCAGTGAACCAGTCCATTGGCCGGGCCATTCGTCACAAGGATGACTACGCTGTTATACTGCTGCTTGACCATCGCTACCAGAAAGAAAACATCACAAAAGCCCTGCCAGCATGGATGCAGGACAGCCTCACCCTACCTACAAAATTTGCGCCAGCATTTGCAGCAATTCAGCATTTCTTCCGAAGGCGAAAGAATCTGCAGAGTGTCGGCTAAGGCCTTTGCAAAGTTGGGAAGCCGCTTTTCTGGTACAGTGCTTCGCTGGAAACATTGTGTTAAACCTCTCTTCACTGCCCAGGGTCTGTGTAGGACAGGTTAGTGCTACTGGTGCATTATACTTTACTTACTGCAAGGCCATGCCCAAGGTTGTGTCATGAAGTTTTGTGATAGAAGCAAGCAGCACAGATGAAGAAATAAAGACAAGTACTCTAGGTGTTGAACAGGTTGTATTTGCATCGATTCATTTCAACACTCGACAAGCAGATGTTTTGTTTACAGTCGTTGACTTACATTTCTGTACACACAGCCTTGCATTTCAGCAACTGCCGAGAATTTTCATGGAGGTGGTTCAACTTGAGGCACAATGATTTTTTCAGCGTGGACAATTTTGTTAGCTTGTCCAATCATGAAGTTCCTAGTCTATGTCAATGCATCAATACTATTGCAGCATAGTTCAGTATTGCTACAACTGTGGGCAAATTATTTTTCAGTGACCTCAAGAGCAGCCAGCTTAACGATGTCAACATCTTGCTCTGTGATAGTCAATGTCGGCACATTTGTAGCACAGTTTTGATGTGTTTAAATTGGACGGTACACAGTTATTATATGGTCCAATGTGGCACCTTGATACAGTCTCTTGTTATCTATTCACACACCATACAGTCAAAAGTGCACTGTATAAAGACAATGTTACAGAGGCTACATTGTGTCACAATGAGAAAAAAATGTATAAAAATATATCACGGGGTCTCTTGGATTATGAAAAATCCAAGGCAAATCTTCGTAACAAATATTAAAATCCATTAGCACGATTCCATGTATATAGAATTGTATGTAAAAATATGTGTGCCAGACATATGGGCCTAAATTAGACAGACACAGCTAAGAACATTGTTCCTACACTGATTGCCCATTTCTATGTACAAAGCTGCACAACACTTACTTAAAAAAGTATAAAACCAGTTGTATAACTTGGAAGGGAGAAGAAAAAAGTTTACATATGGACGGAATGTTAAGTATGTGTCACATATTGCTCAAAGTGAATGGCATACAGATTAACGAGTAGAAAAGCACTTGATGGTTCAGGTAACGCTCCTAGAAGTATGAGCATAGGCCAAAAACCTGAAGATCCATTGACGATGCCTGGCAATGCTACAAATTTAATACGAGTTAAACGAAATTTGGTTACCTATGACACCTTGCTGCTGGCTGCCATACCAGCAGGGTAAACAGATGCCATCAGCACAAAAAGAGGTCATAACAATGGCATTCAAGATCAAACGCTCCCTGGTCAAAGCTTCTATAGGGTCTGTCACTGCACAGTATCAGACTGATGTGGAAACAGAATGTGTGGCATGGCAGTTAACTGATGCAGTATTACATGGTTTACTTAGACAATACAGGCTTATTTTTACACAAAAATGCTATAACCTGTCGTCtacacatataaaccctatattGAGCCTAAACTTGTATTGAAATAACAAAAACCTGATAATTGCCTTTTCAGTTATTGATATGTAGAAAAGCTGTAGTTTTTGTTAACTGCTTATTTCAATGTACTTCTAGGGGCAGCAAGGTATTTCTGCATCGAAATAGAATTCGTGCATGAAGATGGG
This region includes:
- the LOC119175744 gene encoding ATP-dependent DNA helicase DDX11; the encoded protein is MQSDVNFHFPFEPYPVQRAFMKALFTALSESKVGIFESPTGTGKSLSILCGALAWLNEYKASKKCSMETELADLRKESASSVDSGNDWFIKCAQKRVIDQQLREVECRYKALMDKEKKYKDHKENVSRRSVARDAKAKIVSRGTDDITKDAESIAGLLAEINEDQEDIVGDYDSDDETARSIDGDEVSEALTEPKIIYCSRTHSQLTQFVRELKKTVYRDNIRTVTLASRGNLCINDMVMKLGNLSLVNDRCLDMQKASSKPKVTAPPERKRTKKNTAGKCPFYRPQAMESMAMDILTEVQDIEQVVHHARKEKTCPYYSSRYATPDAELVLIPYNILLQKTTREACKLDLKGSVVIIDEAHNLLETISDLHSVCLKLTHLKDVQRVLGEYYNRYHARMSTKNILYIKQVLHVLKCFISYLTGPGKEAVQSDVSTMCTVPTLLDNTGLGAINLFKVASYLEQSQIALKVNSFAKKATVALEKKSENLEAAKLSSFIHSMKKRNSKQFVPMVEASTEQAKDCFVASENPMITLQEFIHKLSDSSRDGQVLVHKAKCTEHSFLKYLLLSPANNFRDIVSEARSIILAGGTMQPTSEFVDQLLIPAGVSPERVMHFSCGHVVAKDNLSVIALGQGPTGRVFEFTFKNKMDPEMIDELGRVLGNVTRVVPGGIVCFFPSYEYERAVSQRWKETGVLEKISTKKHIFHEPLKSSELENTLAQYGQCAKATSGSEPMTGAILFSVVGGKMSEGINFSDDMGRCIVMVGLPFPNAKAPEMSSKMEYLTATYSRTDDGRTAGQAYYESVCMKAVNQSIGRAIRHKDDYAVILLLDHRYQKENITKALPAWMQDSLTLPTKFAPAFAAIQHFFRRRKNLQSVG